GCTGGCGCGGATGGTCACCAATGAGGAAGGGGAGATCGTACTCGACCCCAATGGCCCTGACATTCCCGACCAGTTCACCGGCGACAGCATTGATGTTGGCGCGACGGTTGCAGAATTCGCGGCCCTTGCGATCGATCCCTATCCGCGCAAATCGGATATCGAATTTACCGATACGACCGAAAATGAGCCTGAAGAAGAAAAGCGTCCGTCGCCTTTCGCCGTGTTGAAAGACTGGAAAAAAGACTGAATGCGCCGCCGTGCTGAAATAATTTTATTGTAACACAGGCCGGAACAGGTATTTTCGCGCAAAATCCGCTTGAGTGGCGGCAAAAAGGATAAGGGACGAGTGATCAGAATAGCGATTGACGTCATGGGTGGCGATTTCGGCCCTGATGTTGCCATACCCGGTGCCGCCAAGGCGCTTGAACGGCACAACGATGTGACTTTTCTGCTCTACGGGCAGAAAAGCAAGTGCGACCCCATTCTGGCACAATATCCCGCACTTCGGGAAAAATCGGTCTTTCACGATTGTGAAATCTCGGTCGCCATGGACGAAAAGCCAAGTCAGGCGCTTCGTCGTGGCCGCTATGTCTCCAGCATGTGGCGCGCCATCGAGGCCGTGAAGCTCGGTGAAGCGGACGTCGTCGTATCCGCCGGCAATACCGGCGCGCTGATGGCCATGGCCAAATTCTGTTTGCGCACCATGGCGCGGGTGGAACGCCCGGCCATCGCCGGCATATGGCCGACGCTGAAAGGCGAAAGCATCGTGCTCGATGTTGGTGCCACGATTGGCGCCGATTCCCAGCAATTGCTCGATTTTGCCCTGATGGGCGGCGCCATGGCGCGTGCGCTTTTCGATATCGACCGTCCGACCGTCGGTTTGCTGAATGTCGGCGTCGAGGAGGTGAAGGGTCAGGAAGAGGTCCGTGAAGCCGGACGGCTGATCCGCGAGGCCGATCTAGGCACCATCGATTACCGCGGTTTCGTCGAGGGTGACGACATTGGCAAGGGCACGGTGGATGTGGTGGTGACCGAAGGTTTCACCGGCAACATTGCGCTCAAAGCCGCCGAAGGCACGGCGCGCCAGATCACCACGCTTCTGCGTGAGGCGATCTCCCGCAGCTTCTTTGCCAAGATCGGTTATATTCTCGCGAAAAGCGCTTTCGATGTGCTGCGAGAAAAAATGGACCCGCGCAAGGTCAATGGCGGCGTGTTTCTCGGCCTGAACGGCATTGTCATCAAAAGCCATGGCGGCACGGACGCCATCGGTTTTGCCTCCGCGGTCGATGTCGGCTACGACATGGTCCATAACGGTCTTACGGCAAAAATTGAAAACGATCTGAAGATTTACCACGCAAGACGGCTTCCGCCCCCGGCGCCCGAAGCTCTCGTGGCTGACGAGGAATAAGGGAATGATCCGCTCTATCGTACGTGGTTTCGGGGCAGCGCTTCCGAAGCGTGTCATGACCAATAGTGAAATCGAAGGGGTCGTGGAGACTTCCGATGAATGGATCGTGCAGCGCACGGGCATTCGTCAGCGCTACATAGCGGGAGAAGGCGAGACCACCGCTTCGCTCGGCGAGGCTGCGGCGCGTGCGGCGCTCGACAATGCCGGCCTGACGCCCGATGATATCGACCTCATCATTCTGGCAACCTCGACACCGGACAATACATTTCCGGCAACGGCGGTAAACATCCAGAACCGTCTCGGCATGACCCACGGTTTCGCTTTCGACATGCAGGCCGTCTGCTCCGGCTTCGTCTATGCCGTGGCCACCGCCGATCTTTACATTCGCGGCGGCATGGCCAAGCGCGTGCTGGTGATCGGCGCCGAAACATTCTCGCGCATTCTCGACTGGAAGGACCGCACCACCTGCGTTCTGTTCGGTGATGGTGCAGGCGCACTCGTAATCGAGGCAGGGGAAGGCGAGGGTACTTCCAGCGATCGTGGCATCCTCACCTCGCAGCTGCGCTCCGACGGTTCGCACAAGGACAAGCTTTACGTCGATGGTGGACCTTCCACGACCGGCACGGTCGGCCATCTGCGTATGGAAGGCCGGGAAGTGTTCAAGCACGCTGTCGGCA
This region of Agrobacterium tumefaciens genomic DNA includes:
- the plsX gene encoding phosphate acyltransferase PlsX, whose protein sequence is MIRIAIDVMGGDFGPDVAIPGAAKALERHNDVTFLLYGQKSKCDPILAQYPALREKSVFHDCEISVAMDEKPSQALRRGRYVSSMWRAIEAVKLGEADVVVSAGNTGALMAMAKFCLRTMARVERPAIAGIWPTLKGESIVLDVGATIGADSQQLLDFALMGGAMARALFDIDRPTVGLLNVGVEEVKGQEEVREAGRLIREADLGTIDYRGFVEGDDIGKGTVDVVVTEGFTGNIALKAAEGTARQITTLLREAISRSFFAKIGYILAKSAFDVLREKMDPRKVNGGVFLGLNGIVIKSHGGTDAIGFASAVDVGYDMVHNGLTAKIENDLKIYHARRLPPPAPEALVADEE
- a CDS encoding beta-ketoacyl-ACP synthase III, which translates into the protein MIRSIVRGFGAALPKRVMTNSEIEGVVETSDEWIVQRTGIRQRYIAGEGETTASLGEAAARAALDNAGLTPDDIDLIILATSTPDNTFPATAVNIQNRLGMTHGFAFDMQAVCSGFVYAVATADLYIRGGMAKRVLVIGAETFSRILDWKDRTTCVLFGDGAGALVIEAGEGEGTSSDRGILTSQLRSDGSHKDKLYVDGGPSTTGTVGHLRMEGREVFKHAVGMITDVIEQAFEATGTTADDLDWLVPHQANKRIIDGSAKKLNIDPEKVVITVDKHGNTSAASIPLALAVAASDGRIKKGDLVMLEAMGGGFTWGAVLLRW